One genomic window of Medicago truncatula cultivar Jemalong A17 chromosome 1, MtrunA17r5.0-ANR, whole genome shotgun sequence includes the following:
- the LOC25484014 gene encoding putative serine/threonine-protein kinase — translation MKFSLFACFSSWDTENNNINNDYAEGDINDGSFRVFTYNQLKSATNNFDHKIGQGGFGSVYKGRLMDGSFVAVKVLSVETESMRGEREFVAELAALSNIKHQNLVGFKGCCVEGAKRYLVYDYMENNSLHHTFLGSEERRMRFSWESRRNISIGVARAISYLHEELKPHIVHRDIKAKNILIDRNFTPKVADFGLAKLMRDETSYISTKVAGTLGYLAPEYASSGQLRRKSDVYSFGVLLLQIITGLAVVDAYTDIERFIVEKAWAAYEANDLLRIVDPVLNKNYSVEEAIKFLKVGLLCVQETARLRPKMSEVVEMLTNNNVDHMKEVKISKPGFVADLRNIRIKQHKITDSPQSGSSPGASFASSIWSMGNLAR, via the exons ATGAAATTCTCACTTTTCGCTTGTTTCTCATCATGGGATACTGaaaataacaacatcaacaacg ATTATGCTGAGGGAGATATTAATGATGGAAGTTTTCGTGTATTCACTTATAACCAATTGAAATCTGCTACTAATAATTTTGATCACAAAATTGGTCAAGGTGGATTTGGCTCTGTTTATAAG GGGAGGCTCATGGATGGATCATTTGTGGCAGTGAAAGTGCTTTCTGTTGAGACTGAATCTATGAGAGGAGAGAGGGAATTTGTTGCAGAATTGGCTGCACTATCAAATATAAAGCACCAAAATCTTGTTGGTTTTAAAGGGTGTTGTGTTGAAGGAGCAAAAAGATATTTAGTCTATGATTATATGGAGAATAATAGCCTCCATCACACTTTCTTAg GTTCTGAGGAGAGAAGGATGAGGTTCAGTTGGGAATCAAGGAGGAATATATCTATTGGCGTGGCTCGTGCAATATCCTATCTTCATGAGGAGTTGAAGCCTCATATAGTACATAGAGATATCAAAGCCAAAAATATACTAATTGACAGAAATTTCACACCAAAAGTTGCAGATTTTGGTTTGGCCAAATTAATGAGAGATGAAACATCTTACATTAGTACTAAAGTTGCAGGAACATT gGGTTATTTGGCTCCAGAGTATGCTAGTTCTGGACAACTAAGAAGAAAATCAGATGTTTATAGCTTTGGAGTATTGCTTTTACAAATTATCACTGGCTTGGCTGTGGTAGATGCTTATACAGACATTGAACGTTTCATTGTAGAAAAG GCTTGGGCAGCTTATGAGGCTAATGATCTATTAAGAATAGTTGATCCAGTGCTTAATAAAAACTATTCAGTGGAAGAAGCCATAAAATTCCTCAAAGTGGGGTTACTTTGCGTGCAAGAAACAGCAAGACTTAGGCCAAAAATGTCGGAGGTTGTAGAAATGTTGACCAACAACAATGTTGATCATATGAAAGAGGTTAAGATTTCAAAACCAGGTTTTGTTGCTGACCTCAGAAACATTAGAATAAAACAACACAAGATAACTGACTCCCCACAATCTGGTTCTTCTCCAGGAGCATCCTTTGCAAGCTCCATCTGGAGTATGGGAAATCTCGCCCGTTGA